The segment ATGAGTCGTCGAGGTAACTGCCACGATAATGCTGTCGCAGAAAGTTTTTTCCAGCTTTTGAAGCGAGAACGGATCAAGCGAAAAATCTACATCACACGGGAAGATGCTCGTGGTGATGTATTCGATTACATCGAGATGTTTTACAACGCAAAACGTCGTCATGGTTTCAACAATCAGCTGTCCCCGGTAGAGTTTGAAAAGCGTTACGCAGCGAGCTTGGAGAGTGTCTAAAGAACCCGGGGCGATTCAGTTTTTTGCCGTACTGCTCGGGATGGCGTTGAACGCATTACCCAAAACCAGGAGTGCGCCGGTCATTGCGGTTATTCAGGGTTTGTCTGATGCAATGTTCAAGGTCGTCTCGTTTGTCATGGCGTATGCGCCGATTGGCGTGTTCGGAATGATCGGGGCGACAGTCGCGACCTTTGGCTTTGCTTCACTGTTGCCATTGCTCAAGTTGATTGGTGTCGTGTACCTCGCACTGATTACCTTTGCCCTGGTGTTCCTTGGAGGTATTTGTTATCTGATCGGCGAAAACGTGTTCAAGCTGATCAAGTACTTCAGGGATGAGCTGATCCTGGCTTTTTCCAGTGCTGCCTCGGCAGCCGTGATGCCACAGTTGATCAGCAAGCTCGAAGCCTATGGCGTTCCACGGCGAATTGTCAGCTTCGTGGTACCGGTCGGTTACGCCTTCAATTTGGATGGCGCGTCCATTTTCCTGGGAGTGGCGACGATCTTTATCGCTCAGCTTTATGGCATTGAACTGTCGCTGACCCAGCAAATTCTGTTGGTGGTGACGATGGTCTTGACGTCAAAGGGCGCAGCAGGAGTACCTGGGTTCGCGATCATTATTCTCTCGGCCACCCTGGCATCGGCCGGACTGCCATTGGAAGGGGTCGCATTGATCGCCGGTATTTTCAGGATCATCGACAGCGGAACTACGACCTTGAATGTTCTCGGGAATGCCATTGCTCCCCTGGTGATCGCCAAGTGGGAGAGGGCTCCACTCGTACGTCAGGCTAGCGCGAGCGTTGGGCAAAGCACCTGATCTGAGATGTATAAGAGCCTTCCACGTTGAGAGCGTCGAAGGCTCTTTTTATGTCGATTGAGCACAGGGCTGGGAGCTGAGCTGTATGCGCGCAGAGGCGAACGTATAAAGTTGACGGACAAGGGTTGTGAGCCGACGAAAAATAATCAGCTTTAAATAATGGATCGACCGCGTAAAATCAGTCCCCTGTACGAGGGCAGGAGCCCGCCTGACAGGAAAACGCAAACGACGCCCAGCGCGTCATTTGATTCCTGCAGGTCACTCAGGAGGACAGGCCGTACGGGTGGGCCAAACTGCTCAATTCGCAATCGATTGCGTGTATTACTTCCACCCAGTCTTACCCGTGTAGATAACATTCGTCCGAGGTGCCAACGTGTCCAGACTTTCCCATCAGCAACTGCGGGTCGAATTTCGCAAGTTACTCGCTTCTACATCCTGCTTTCACACCGCCTCCGTGTTCGATCCCATGTCTGCCAGAATTGCCGCCGACCTGGGTTTTGAAGCCGGTATCCTGGGCGGTTCGGTTGCTTCGCTGCAAGTATTGGCAGCCCCAGATTTTGCCCTGATCACATTGAGTGAATTTACCGAGCAGGCGACCCGGATCGGGCGTGTGGCACAGTTGCCGATCATTGCCGATGCCGATCATGGTTACGGCAACGCACTCAACGTGATGCGTACCGTGGCGGAGCTGGAGCGTTCCGGCGTGGCTGCATTGACCATCGAAGATACCCTCCTGCCTGCGCAGTTCGGCCGCAAATCGACCGATCTGATCTCGATTGAAGAGGGCAGTGGCAAGATCAAGGCTGCCATTGAGTCTCGCGTAGATCCTGAACTGGTGATCATTGCCCGAACCAACGCCGGGACGTTATCCGTCGAGCATGTGAAATCCCGTATCAAGGCTTACACCGAGGCCGGTGCAGATGGTATTTGCCTGGTTGGCGTGAAGGATTTTGCTCACCTTGAGCAGATTGCCGAAGGCGTCGAGCTTCCGCTGATGCTGGTGACCTACGGAAACCCCGAACTGTCCGACAGCCAGCGTTTGGCTGCGCTGGGCGTGCGGATCGTGGTAGCCGGGCATGCGGCTTATTTTGCTTCGATCAAAGCCACTTACGACTGTTTGCGCGAACAGCGCAATGTCACCTGCAGCACCTCTGATCTGAGTGCTACAGAGTTGACCCACACCTACACGCGACCAGAGCGTTATCAGGTGTGGGCCAAAGAGTTCATGAACGTAGACGAGTAGTTAAATAAAGTGATCATGTTCAGCGACTGATTACCGTGGCAGGCATCATGTTTTTTTCAGAACCTGCTCGGTAATCAGCTGGACAAGTGACTTCACAGGCTCGGTGAGGCTGCGGCGCGCGCGATGCACGAGCCCGATATCACGATGAAATGTCCGTTGCTTCAGGTCTATGGCCCGAACCTCTGCCGGCCATCCTTGATGGGTTGCCGTTTCTGGAACCAGCGCAACGCCCACCCCATTGGCAACCAGCTTGATGATCGCATCCAGCTCATCGAGTTCGCATACTTCTCGCAAAACCACATGGGTTTGGCGCAAGAATCGGTCAACCTGCCGACCGCCGAAAGACGATCGGTCGTAGCGTATGAATGGCTGGGTCGAGACCAGTTCAGACCAGTCATCCCCGGGCATGTCGGCCGGCACGATGAGCCGATAGGGTTCGCGCGCCAGCGTTGTCCATCGCAAGTCACTTTGAAGTGAGAAAGGCGGGCGGATGATCACAGCCATGTCGATCTCGCCAGCATCCACCTGATTGACCAGCTCCATTGAAAGGCCCGGAATCACTCGAGTCCTGCACTCCAGGAATTGTTGGTGAAACTGCGCCAGCGCTTCCGGTAAAAACGAGCGTTGCACAGAGGCAATGGCTCCAATCGTCACCAGAATGCTTGCAGGCAGCCCAACAGTTGTTGTGCCCAGATTCTTGAACTGGCGCACCAGCTCCTGTCCCTGCAACAGTACTTGATGCCCCATCCGGTTGAGTTGGGCCGAGCGGCCTTGTCGGTCAAACAGCTCGACGCCGAGTTCCGCCTCAAGACGTTGCATTTGCGCACTGACAGCTGCCTGGGTCAGCCCTATCTTGCTGCCCGCAGCCGCAAAGGTGCCTTCTCTCGCCACGGCGATGAGGGTTTTCAATTCTTTAATCATGGTCAAATAATAGTTATGTTTATGCGGTAAATATATTCATTTCTGTTGTTGGTTGTCGCCGGTGACGGTGAAGCCAACTCACCGGTTTCAGGGCGGATACGTCGTCTATGAGCACGTTGCCCATCGCTGGCTGGAGGGGCGTGTGCGCACCGTTTAAAAGCATGCGACCCGCGATGCTTTTTTGATAGCATGCGCCGCACTATGAAGAAACCAGTCCAAGACATGCGCCAGCACATCATTGATGTCGCCCGATCGCTTATGACCCACAAGGGTTACACGGCGGTTGGCCTGACCGAGTTGCTTGGCGCCGCCGGCGTGCCTAAAGGCTCGTTTTATCACTACTTCCGCTCCAAGGATGAATTTGGCCAGGCACTGCTCGAAGAGTACTTTGAAGAGTACCTCTCGCGGGTTGATGTGCAGATGGCCAACGAGGGCAGCGGGGCAGAGCGACTGCTGAATTACCTGCGGTATTGGGCCCAGACCCAGGCTTTTGATCACACCGACCAAAAATGCCTGGTGGTCAAGCTGGGGGCAGAAGTGTGTGATCTCTCCGAAAACATGCGTGCCGTCCTTGAAAAAGGCACTGCGCGGATCATCGAGCGGATGACTCGCTGCGTTGAGCAAGGCAAATCCGATGGTTCCATCACCGCGCCCACTGAAGCCTCTGTACTGGCAGAAGCGCTTTATCAGATGTGGCTGGGTGCCTCTTTGCTGGTCAAGGTCAACAGAACCCACGCACCGTTTGATGTGGCGTTTGAAATGAGCCGTCGGCTGTTGGCCTGAAAAGCAGTCAGCGCAAAGCCAGAATCATCATTGGGCAAGGGAAGGGGCGAGCATCGCCACGGCGGTGGCGCCGATGCCCTCAAGGTCTTCACGACTGGCTCCATCATGGGCCTGCAACGACATGCCTTCGAGCAATGTATTCAACGCACTGGCGAGAATGCGGGTATTGGTCTGCGGCTTGAGTTGACCGTCCTCAACCCCGCGATCCAGTCGTTGCTGCAGGTAGTCCCGACCTTCCTGGCGCAGGGCTTTGAGTGCCGCCGAAACCTCTGCGGCATCCTCTGAAACGTTGACCGCCGCGAGAACCACCATGCAGCCACACGGAGCCATGGGTTCTGTCAGGATGGCGGCTGATGCCTGGAAAAAGTCGCTGATGCCGCGCACCAGGTCCGGCTCACTGCCCATTTTCTCCCAGGTGGCATCCCAGAAGGTCGCTTCGTAGTAGTCGACGGCTTCCAGAAACAACTTGGCCTTATTCCCAAACGCCGCGTACAGGCTGGGTGGGTTGATACCCATCGCGGTACACAGCTCTGCCACCGATGCAGGTTCATACCCGCGCCTCCAGAACACCGTCAGGGCCCGAAGCAGCGCCTGGTCGCGGTCGAACGTGCGAGGGCGCCCCTTGGTGCGCGGAGCGGAGGATGAGATGGCGTTGGTCATGGGGCGGACTACCTTAATGCCTGTCGCCAGAAAATCGCGTCTGGAGACGATGTTTAGGGGCCGATGATACACAAAATGCCCCGAGCCCGTTGTACGGTGCCAGCTGGCGGCAGTTTGAGGCAGGCCAGATACGACAGACCGTTGATCGAGAGTCATCCTGATCTTGGATAACTCCTAGACGACCGGTCTATTCATGCCTTAGGATACCTGCACCATTCACCCGGCTCGAACGCTGTATCGAGCTGGGACGCGCAGCGCTTAAAGATCCCTGACCAGGGCAAAGCGACTTTTTTTATTACCTAAATAGACGACTGGTCTATTAATTCAGGTTGACCATGACAGATAACAGTAACCGTACCGACTTGTTCACCCCCGTCACCATGGGTGACATTGAACTG is part of the Pseudomonas sp. ML2-2023-3 genome and harbors:
- a CDS encoding oxaloacetate decarboxylase translates to MSRLSHQQLRVEFRKLLASTSCFHTASVFDPMSARIAADLGFEAGILGGSVASLQVLAAPDFALITLSEFTEQATRIGRVAQLPIIADADHGYGNALNVMRTVAELERSGVAALTIEDTLLPAQFGRKSTDLISIEEGSGKIKAAIESRVDPELVIIARTNAGTLSVEHVKSRIKAYTEAGADGICLVGVKDFAHLEQIAEGVELPLMLVTYGNPELSDSQRLAALGVRIVVAGHAAYFASIKATYDCLREQRNVTCSTSDLSATELTHTYTRPERYQVWAKEFMNVDE
- a CDS encoding LysR family transcriptional regulator — encoded protein: MIKELKTLIAVAREGTFAAAGSKIGLTQAAVSAQMQRLEAELGVELFDRQGRSAQLNRMGHQVLLQGQELVRQFKNLGTTTVGLPASILVTIGAIASVQRSFLPEALAQFHQQFLECRTRVIPGLSMELVNQVDAGEIDMAVIIRPPFSLQSDLRWTTLAREPYRLIVPADMPGDDWSELVSTQPFIRYDRSSFGGRQVDRFLRQTHVVLREVCELDELDAIIKLVANGVGVALVPETATHQGWPAEVRAIDLKQRTFHRDIGLVHRARRSLTEPVKSLVQLITEQVLKKT
- a CDS encoding TetR/AcrR family transcriptional regulator, whose product is MKKPVQDMRQHIIDVARSLMTHKGYTAVGLTELLGAAGVPKGSFYHYFRSKDEFGQALLEEYFEEYLSRVDVQMANEGSGAERLLNYLRYWAQTQAFDHTDQKCLVVKLGAEVCDLSENMRAVLEKGTARIIERMTRCVEQGKSDGSITAPTEASVLAEALYQMWLGASLLVKVNRTHAPFDVAFEMSRRLLA
- a CDS encoding TetR/AcrR family transcriptional regulator → MTNAISSSAPRTKGRPRTFDRDQALLRALTVFWRRGYEPASVAELCTAMGINPPSLYAAFGNKAKLFLEAVDYYEATFWDATWEKMGSEPDLVRGISDFFQASAAILTEPMAPCGCMVVLAAVNVSEDAAEVSAALKALRQEGRDYLQQRLDRGVEDGQLKPQTNTRILASALNTLLEGMSLQAHDGASREDLEGIGATAVAMLAPSLAQ